A genomic segment from Chitinophaga niabensis encodes:
- a CDS encoding LolA family protein, translating to MMKKKTVLMGMVMFGMAFSTMAQTKTPVGSLGQNDPKAKVVLDNVSKKFKSLKSVIANFILKVEGANNSVTDSKKGSVYVKGPKYKVIMGEQEIISDNKTSWTYAKDVNEVTINNVDQSNTSMTPAKIFTNFYDKDFLYRLTGESTEKGKVLQNIELTPTDKSKTFFKVLVDVDKKNSTLARMKVFEKNGNKYTYEISSFQPNGAVSDDLFTFDAKKYPGVEVVDLR from the coding sequence ATGATGAAGAAGAAAACGGTATTGATGGGCATGGTCATGTTCGGAATGGCATTCAGCACCATGGCGCAAACCAAAACTCCTGTAGGCTCCCTGGGTCAGAACGATCCGAAGGCTAAAGTGGTGCTGGATAATGTGAGCAAGAAATTCAAATCGCTGAAATCTGTTATCGCCAATTTTATCCTGAAAGTAGAAGGTGCCAATAACAGCGTAACAGACTCCAAAAAGGGTTCTGTATATGTAAAAGGGCCTAAATATAAAGTGATCATGGGAGAACAGGAGATCATCAGCGACAATAAAACCTCCTGGACGTATGCCAAAGATGTGAACGAAGTGACCATTAACAATGTGGACCAGAGCAATACCAGCATGACGCCTGCCAAGATCTTCACCAATTTCTACGATAAGGATTTCCTGTACCGCCTCACCGGCGAAAGCACAGAGAAAGGTAAGGTGTTGCAGAACATTGAACTTACGCCTACAGATAAATCCAAAACCTTCTTTAAAGTACTGGTGGATGTGGACAAAAAGAACTCCACCCTGGCCCGTATGAAGGTATTTGAGAAAAATGGCAATAAATACACCTACGAGATCAGCAGCTTCCAGCCTAATGGCGCAGTAAGCGACGATCTGTTCACTTTCGATGCCAAAAAGTACCCTGGCGTGGAAGTAGTAGACCTCCGGTAG